A genomic segment from Microbulbifer elongatus encodes:
- a CDS encoding ExbD/TolR family protein — protein sequence MIRASPPNNRVFSLAGLAPDLTPLLDIIFIVLVFLLLTANLRLTALPMELPASEHATGVMAAEPITVSLSNRPPDLWGIGDRGYSNQKAFERALISALNLEPERPVALASDRNVPVQRMLDVFALLQKQGVEVAEIAMQPQATAP from the coding sequence GTGATCAGGGCCAGCCCGCCGAACAATCGGGTGTTTTCCCTTGCCGGTCTGGCGCCGGATCTGACCCCGTTACTGGATATTATTTTTATTGTGCTGGTATTCCTGTTGCTCACCGCCAACCTGCGGTTGACCGCACTGCCCATGGAATTGCCCGCCAGCGAGCACGCAACTGGGGTTATGGCTGCGGAACCGATAACGGTTTCTCTGTCCAATCGCCCGCCGGATCTGTGGGGAATCGGCGATCGTGGCTACAGTAATCAGAAGGCGTTCGAGCGGGCACTGATCAGCGCCCTGAACCTGGAGCCGGAGCGGCCGGTAGCCCTCGCCTCGGACCGCAATGTGCCGGTGCAAAGAATGCTGGATGTATTCGCACTGCTGCAGAAGCAGGGAGTGGAAGTCGCAGAGATTGCGATGCAGCCTCAGGCAACAGCCCCCTGA